The proteins below are encoded in one region of Berryella intestinalis:
- a CDS encoding heme-binding Shp domain-containing protein: protein MKACATFADRARIVAGLFALCCMLAACLVVPGGVESAYAEVSAVYTATVNPSYSNPDTGAIEDAGGSAQSVLGTSMVQSITGQQAYVEKDVDGAVFVTLRMAQAAEVGAVSIASDADHDGAFDEAQSAQVMKNDAAENKVDVRARIAHEQATLRVNMYVNAMGREVVYFVTLSDLREGNAAGFVETVVPGEGSAPAPSAEAGASEPAADRAEGQQAAVAEGAAASGVKEYTGDGAAVSGSAQNDAGSLNYPAIVGGIVLVAVLGGVAAYVAVVRPRRAAQASAAAAAAESAGDSSRDV, encoded by the coding sequence ATGAAGGCTTGTGCGACTTTCGCGGACCGCGCGCGCATCGTTGCGGGGCTGTTCGCGCTCTGCTGCATGCTGGCAGCCTGCCTGGTGGTTCCGGGCGGCGTCGAGTCGGCTTATGCCGAGGTGTCGGCGGTCTACACCGCCACGGTGAACCCCTCGTACTCCAATCCCGATACGGGGGCGATCGAGGATGCCGGCGGTTCCGCCCAGTCGGTGCTGGGCACCTCGATGGTCCAGAGCATAACCGGCCAGCAGGCCTACGTCGAAAAGGACGTGGACGGGGCCGTGTTCGTCACGCTTCGCATGGCACAGGCCGCCGAGGTGGGCGCCGTCTCGATCGCGTCGGATGCCGACCATGACGGCGCGTTCGACGAGGCTCAGTCCGCCCAGGTGATGAAAAACGACGCCGCCGAAAACAAGGTGGACGTGCGCGCCCGGATCGCCCATGAGCAGGCCACGCTGCGCGTGAACATGTACGTGAACGCGATGGGCCGCGAAGTGGTGTACTTCGTCACCCTTTCCGATCTGCGGGAGGGCAATGCCGCCGGGTTCGTCGAGACGGTCGTGCCGGGCGAGGGGAGCGCTCCTGCGCCCTCTGCGGAAGCCGGTGCTTCCGAGCCTGCCGCCGATCGTGCAGAGGGCCAGCAGGCCGCCGTCGCCGAAGGGGCCGCCGCGTCGGGCGTGAAGGAGTACACGGGAGACGGCGCCGCGGTCAGCGGTTCTGCTCAAAACGATGCGGGCTCGCTGAACTACCCGGCCATCGTCGGGGGGATCGTCTTGGTGGCGGTCCTCGGCGGCGTTGCGGCGTACGTCGCGGTCGTGAGGCCCCGCCGTGCGGCCCAGGCGTCGGCCGCCGCAGCGGCGGCGGAAAGCGCCGGGGACTCGAGCCGTGACGTATAA
- the isdE gene encoding heme ABC transporter substrate-binding protein IsdE, with product MTYKLAECARGAKRRIGLAALGALAACALLAGCVNQHPDRPSSGEGDGSPRLVSTSAAVVSIAEKLDLDLVGVPKTSSELPERYADATVVGPPMAPDLEVLAKLHPDFVISPVSLENDLRPKYVSIGKPSIFVDLNSVEGLYDSIAYLGGRFDRAEEAQRLLDERDRFMEGYLASIEGKPRPRVLILMGLPGSYLAATPRSYAGSLVALAGADNVYADAEDAFVNANTEDMLARDPDIILRTSHALPDEVLKMFSDEFSTNDVWKHFRAVREGRVFDLSNDRFGMSATFRYPDALRDLRSILYEDSSGSDGSSASVFKADASDLPEAGSDADGAPSAPSDSIGG from the coding sequence GTGACGTATAAGCTAGCGGAATGCGCACGCGGCGCGAAGCGGCGCATAGGGCTTGCGGCTCTCGGCGCGCTCGCCGCCTGCGCACTGCTCGCGGGATGCGTCAACCAGCATCCCGATCGGCCCTCGTCCGGTGAGGGCGACGGGTCGCCGCGGCTGGTTTCCACATCGGCCGCCGTCGTCTCGATCGCCGAGAAGCTCGACCTCGACCTGGTGGGCGTGCCCAAAACGTCGTCGGAGCTTCCCGAGCGCTATGCGGATGCGACGGTCGTGGGGCCTCCCATGGCGCCCGACCTCGAGGTCCTCGCGAAGCTCCATCCCGACTTCGTCATATCGCCCGTATCGCTGGAAAACGACCTGCGGCCCAAGTACGTCTCGATCGGCAAGCCTTCCATCTTCGTCGACCTGAACAGCGTGGAGGGGCTCTACGACTCCATCGCGTATCTGGGAGGCAGGTTCGATCGCGCAGAAGAGGCCCAGCGCCTCCTCGATGAGCGCGATCGGTTCATGGAGGGCTACCTGGCCAGCATCGAGGGCAAGCCCCGCCCGCGCGTGCTCATCCTCATGGGCCTTCCGGGGTCGTATCTGGCGGCCACCCCCCGCAGCTATGCGGGGAGCCTGGTGGCGCTTGCCGGGGCGGACAACGTGTACGCGGACGCCGAGGACGCGTTCGTGAACGCGAACACCGAGGATATGCTGGCGCGCGATCCCGACATAATCCTGAGGACCTCCCATGCGCTTCCCGACGAGGTTCTGAAGATGTTCTCCGACGAGTTCTCGACCAACGACGTGTGGAAGCATTTCAGGGCGGTGCGGGAGGGAAGGGTGTTCGACCTTTCCAACGACCGTTTCGGAATGAGCGCGACGTTTCGCTACCCCGATGCGCTGAGGGATCTGCGCTCGATCCTCTACGAGGATTCCAGCGGATCGGACGGGTCCTCGGCGTCTGTTTTCAAGGCCGATGCATCCGATTTGCCCGAGGCGGGGTCGGATGCGGACGGGGCTCCGAGCGCCCCTTCTGATTCGATAGGCGGGTAG
- a CDS encoding mechanosensitive ion channel family protein, whose translation MALVNGIDSLLKHLVSGEVPWAVSVGITAMLEIVATAIIVRIVSYALRSFLRHDSVPIPSSSIFVNIARVSLWAICVCVVLASCLGIDVSGAIAALGVGGIALSLGFKDTISNVIGGVQVSVMGLVAPGDHIRVGTSQGVVEDVTWRQTVVRSAEGQQIYIPNSIINTAALEKLPAAGLVKIGVVANGPASCLDESARAMADAARRAARGVDELLGDPKVSFSEVVEGGVKGSVLFEVASPNRAAEARDAVVRAIAPFARPVAGGSDGDADSGADRPDAGRAGGQGV comes from the coding sequence ATGGCGCTGGTGAACGGAATCGACTCTTTGCTGAAGCACCTGGTTTCGGGCGAGGTCCCCTGGGCGGTATCGGTCGGGATCACCGCCATGCTCGAAATCGTCGCGACGGCCATCATCGTGCGGATCGTCTCGTACGCGCTGAGGAGCTTCCTGCGCCACGATTCGGTGCCCATCCCCTCGAGCTCTATCTTCGTGAACATCGCTCGCGTTTCGCTGTGGGCGATCTGCGTGTGCGTGGTTCTGGCATCGTGTTTGGGAATCGACGTGTCGGGCGCCATCGCCGCGCTGGGCGTCGGCGGCATCGCGCTCTCGCTGGGATTCAAGGACACCATCTCGAACGTCATCGGCGGCGTGCAGGTGTCGGTGATGGGGCTGGTGGCTCCGGGCGACCATATCCGCGTGGGTACCTCGCAGGGTGTGGTCGAGGACGTGACCTGGCGCCAAACGGTGGTGCGCAGCGCCGAGGGCCAGCAGATCTACATCCCCAACTCGATCATCAACACGGCTGCGCTCGAAAAGCTCCCTGCGGCCGGGCTCGTGAAGATCGGCGTGGTGGCGAACGGCCCCGCGTCTTGCCTGGACGAGTCCGCCCGCGCTATGGCGGATGCTGCGAGGCGGGCCGCCCGCGGCGTCGATGAGCTGCTGGGCGATCCCAAGGTCTCGTTTTCCGAAGTGGTCGAAGGCGGCGTGAAGGGATCGGTGCTGTTCGAGGTGGCGTCTCCCAACCGCGCGGCAGAGGCGCGCGACGCCGTGGTGCGCGCCATCGCACCGTTCGCGCGGCCCGTCGCAGGGGGTTCGGACGGAGATGCGGATTCGGGCGCCGATCGGCCCGACGCGGGGCGCGCCGGAGGGCAGGGGGTTTAA
- a CDS encoding NEAT domain-containing protein, producing MYMTGKNWLSCGAAVALAATLATAPVPAVAFADGANAVSEQAASVDWAKLANGTYTVSVSAKQTPAATSDSVMNSALTKTANLTVKDGTYRLQLQIGSVFGGYLSAVDQFGSFTKGSEPTGGTQRVWTSPDSQNGSAADFTITLNEQTKSTGLVALRFTAPKMEGYTPSAAIQIDTSSVKVVKLDQPAPPVNPGGGSEGGNPGGGTNPGDPSDKPSENPSDPAKVPGDKTAAVKFVSPTSGKDVTAHMAGMVGTTAGYTAKADGTFDVFLVIAKKSADMFAGATYGDDGKAAEVSEAADGSKIYKFNVASVTSPFRVKWKVTAGPHSEVATDVVLDVQEAPKPDPEPSPKPDPDPTPGPVVPGPDPAPKSDPAPAEQPKQAQGMQVGHSYRIPINFTKTGTGTASMAGQYFGDNAVVIPRADGTLEVRFSTNRPDYITSLTYGGVAASVVSESAGSREYSIVVPRSDKDTTVNLSMTISAMNNMTVSADMHLYLSDAKDLGEGSNFHATSNKTGTVPSNSAVTGAPQTGDANAPAAAGAVTLASALAAAGAAVLTRRRAR from the coding sequence ATGTACATGACTGGGAAGAACTGGCTTTCATGCGGAGCCGCCGTGGCCCTGGCGGCGACGCTGGCGACCGCTCCCGTGCCGGCCGTCGCGTTCGCCGACGGGGCGAACGCGGTATCCGAGCAGGCTGCGAGCGTCGATTGGGCGAAGCTGGCGAACGGGACCTACACCGTTTCCGTGTCGGCCAAGCAGACCCCTGCGGCGACGTCTGATTCCGTGATGAACTCGGCGCTTACCAAGACGGCGAACCTGACGGTGAAAGACGGCACCTACCGACTGCAGCTGCAGATCGGAAGCGTGTTCGGCGGGTATCTCAGCGCGGTCGACCAGTTCGGCAGCTTCACCAAGGGCTCCGAGCCGACGGGCGGCACGCAGCGCGTGTGGACCAGCCCCGATTCCCAGAACGGGTCGGCAGCCGACTTCACCATCACCCTGAACGAGCAGACCAAGAGCACCGGTCTGGTGGCGCTTCGCTTCACCGCTCCCAAGATGGAGGGATACACGCCCAGCGCCGCTATCCAGATCGACACCTCGTCGGTGAAGGTGGTCAAGCTCGACCAGCCCGCGCCCCCCGTCAACCCCGGCGGCGGATCCGAGGGCGGCAACCCCGGCGGCGGGACGAACCCCGGCGATCCTTCCGACAAGCCCTCCGAGAACCCTTCGGATCCCGCGAAGGTGCCCGGAGATAAGACCGCTGCAGTCAAGTTCGTCAGCCCGACCTCGGGCAAGGACGTGACCGCTCACATGGCGGGGATGGTGGGTACCACGGCAGGGTACACCGCCAAGGCCGACGGGACGTTCGATGTGTTCCTGGTGATCGCGAAGAAGTCCGCCGATATGTTCGCCGGCGCGACTTACGGCGATGACGGGAAGGCCGCCGAGGTATCCGAGGCCGCGGACGGCTCCAAGATCTACAAGTTCAACGTCGCGTCCGTTACGAGCCCCTTCCGCGTGAAGTGGAAGGTGACCGCCGGCCCGCATTCCGAGGTGGCCACCGACGTGGTGCTGGACGTGCAGGAGGCGCCCAAGCCCGATCCCGAGCCCTCGCCCAAGCCCGACCCGGATCCGACTCCGGGCCCTGTCGTGCCCGGTCCCGACCCGGCTCCCAAGTCCGACCCGGCTCCGGCCGAGCAGCCCAAGCAGGCCCAGGGCATGCAGGTCGGGCATTCGTACCGGATCCCCATCAACTTCACCAAAACGGGAACCGGCACTGCGTCCATGGCCGGCCAGTACTTCGGCGATAACGCGGTCGTCATCCCGCGGGCCGACGGGACGCTGGAGGTGCGCTTCTCCACGAACCGTCCCGACTACATCACGAGCCTCACCTACGGCGGTGTCGCCGCATCCGTGGTGAGCGAGAGCGCGGGCAGCCGCGAGTACAGCATCGTCGTTCCCCGGTCCGACAAAGACACCACGGTCAACCTGTCGATGACCATCAGCGCCATGAACAACATGACGGTGAGCGCCGACATGCACCTGTACCTCAGCGATGCGAAGGATCTGGGCGAGGGATCGAACTTCCATGCCACGTCGAACAAGACCGGCACCGTCCCCAGCAATTCCGCCGTGACCGGCGCGCCCCAGACCGGTGATGCGAACGCGCCTGCCGCAGCTGGTGCGGTGACGCTGGCCTCGGCTCTGGCCGCTGCCGGCGCCGCTGTGCTCACCCGCCGCCGCGCCAGGTAG
- a CDS encoding FecCD family ABC transporter permease, producing the protein MIGTVRKIVAFAVLLVALAALFAVAVNTGTLKVGPTQLLHGLFVEYDDSVATVFDLRFPRIFIAMAGGAALAASGALLQAVIRNPLADPGIIGISSGAGFAAVAVTLFAPALFYFTPLIACAGGFAAFALVYALSWRGGSLSPLRIVLVGIAVSAMFSGLSAAASTGSGGALSGAAALVDANITMKTWGDLRVLLAYAAPLLVAALVVWKRCDLLLLEDKTARSLGVDVAGSRLGISAIAVVLASIATAVIGPISFLGLIVPHCARLLVGSGHKWLVPYSMLLGAFALLLADTIGRSVAAPYEIGAAVVMSVIGGPAFIVLLRKAGSAYGE; encoded by the coding sequence ATGATCGGTACGGTACGCAAGATCGTCGCGTTTGCGGTGCTGCTCGTCGCGCTTGCGGCGCTGTTCGCCGTCGCGGTGAACACGGGCACGCTGAAGGTCGGCCCGACGCAGCTGCTCCACGGGCTGTTCGTCGAATACGACGACAGCGTCGCCACCGTTTTCGACCTGCGCTTCCCGCGCATCTTCATAGCGATGGCGGGCGGGGCGGCGCTTGCGGCGTCGGGCGCGCTGCTGCAGGCCGTCATCAGGAACCCTTTGGCCGATCCGGGCATCATCGGCATCAGCTCGGGGGCCGGCTTCGCCGCCGTGGCCGTCACGCTGTTCGCCCCCGCGCTGTTCTACTTCACGCCGCTTATCGCGTGCGCGGGTGGATTCGCGGCGTTTGCGCTGGTGTACGCCCTGTCATGGCGGGGAGGGTCGCTGTCTCCCTTGCGCATCGTGTTGGTGGGCATCGCGGTGAGCGCGATGTTCTCGGGGCTGTCGGCGGCGGCGAGCACCGGTTCGGGAGGGGCACTGTCGGGCGCGGCGGCCCTGGTCGACGCGAACATCACTATGAAAACCTGGGGCGATCTGCGCGTGCTGCTCGCGTATGCGGCCCCCCTGCTGGTTGCGGCGCTTGTCGTGTGGAAGCGCTGCGACCTGCTGCTCCTCGAGGACAAGACCGCCCGCTCCCTGGGCGTCGACGTTGCGGGGAGCCGCCTGGGGATCTCGGCGATCGCGGTCGTGCTGGCCTCCATCGCAACGGCCGTCATCGGCCCCATCAGCTTCCTCGGGCTGATCGTGCCGCATTGCGCGCGCCTGCTGGTGGGCTCCGGGCATAAGTGGCTGGTGCCCTATTCCATGCTGCTGGGCGCCTTCGCGCTCCTTCTGGCCGATACCATTGGGCGAAGCGTGGCGGCTCCCTATGAGATCGGCGCCGCCGTCGTGATGTCGGTGATCGGCGGGCCCGCGTTCATCGTCTTGCTGAGAAAGGCTGGGAGCGCGTATGGCGAATAG
- a CDS encoding ABC transporter ATP-binding protein yields MANSVFTITDLGFSYGSTRVFDGLSLTVPEGAVTTLIGANGSGKTTLFNLMSKGLKPSSGTVFLRRGNVADLRLRDYAKLVAIVHQNNTAPFDLTVERLVGYGRFPHRGRSRLLGASGGEGRRASGEEDERMVDWAIGVCGLSEVRSRTVASLSGGQRQRVWIAMALAQGSKVLLLDEPTTYLDVRFQLDILRLVRRLNEEFGMTVIMVLHDINQALRYSDHLIALSQGRVVGQGAPEDVVTPQLIEEVYGVSLDIAHVGGKPFVLAV; encoded by the coding sequence ATGGCGAATAGTGTGTTCACCATCACCGACCTGGGGTTCTCGTACGGGAGCACGCGCGTGTTCGACGGTTTGAGCCTTACGGTGCCCGAAGGCGCGGTCACCACGCTGATCGGGGCGAACGGATCGGGCAAGACGACGCTGTTCAACCTGATGAGCAAGGGGCTGAAACCCTCGTCGGGCACGGTGTTCCTCCGTCGCGGGAACGTGGCCGACCTGCGCTTGCGCGATTACGCCAAGCTGGTGGCCATCGTCCACCAGAACAACACCGCTCCGTTCGACCTGACGGTCGAGCGGTTGGTCGGATACGGCCGTTTCCCCCATCGGGGACGCAGCCGGCTTCTCGGCGCATCGGGCGGGGAGGGCCGGCGCGCTTCGGGGGAGGAAGACGAGCGGATGGTCGACTGGGCGATCGGGGTGTGCGGCCTGTCCGAGGTTCGCTCGCGGACCGTCGCGTCGCTTTCGGGGGGGCAGCGCCAGCGGGTCTGGATCGCGATGGCGCTCGCCCAGGGCTCCAAGGTGCTTTTGCTCGACGAGCCCACGACGTACCTGGATGTGAGGTTCCAGCTGGATATCCTGCGCTTGGTGCGGCGGTTGAACGAGGAGTTCGGCATGACCGTCATCATGGTTTTGCACGACATCAACCAGGCCCTGCGCTACAGCGACCACCTGATCGCGCTTTCCCAGGGGAGGGTCGTCGGCCAGGGCGCGCCCGAAGACGTGGTGACGCCGCAGCTCATCGAAGAGGTGTACGGGGTGAGCCTCGACATCGCCCATGTCGGGGGCAAGCCCTTCGTGCTGGCCGTCTGA
- a CDS encoding replication-associated recombination protein A: MDTLFTELENQAKEKVAPLAVRMRPRSLDEMVGQTEACGEGSWLRTVIERDRLSSIILFGPAGTGKTSLARVIAQSTAAAFVEVSAIGGTVSDLRREIAEAEKRLGLTGQRTILFVDEIHRFNRAQQDSLLHAVESGVVVLIGATTENPYFEVNSALLSRSRVIELKGLDDTDISALLDRALADERGLQGRYSLSDEARDALVMLAGGDGRAALTTLDLASGMVEAGLADAPAEIGVSAVTSAVPHRSVPYDKNKDMHYDIVSAFIKSMRGSDPDAALYWLARMVDGGEDPKFIARRMMIAASEDVGNADPQALLVAAAAFKAAEVIGYPECRINLAQAATYLALAPKSNACEAGIDAALSEVRHGPVRDVPDHLRDRHRPGSEDYADYLYPHNYPGGWVDQRYLPEGLERGAFYRPSERGWEGYRIDGTQRDRA; encoded by the coding sequence ATGGATACTTTGTTCACAGAGCTTGAGAACCAGGCTAAGGAAAAGGTCGCGCCGCTTGCGGTGCGCATGCGCCCGCGCTCCCTCGACGAGATGGTGGGTCAGACCGAGGCATGCGGGGAGGGCAGCTGGCTGCGCACGGTCATCGAGCGCGACCGCCTGAGCTCCATCATCCTGTTCGGTCCGGCCGGGACGGGCAAGACCTCGCTTGCCCGCGTCATCGCGCAGAGCACCGCCGCGGCGTTCGTGGAGGTGTCCGCCATCGGCGGCACCGTGTCCGACCTGCGCAGAGAGATCGCCGAGGCCGAAAAGAGGCTGGGGCTCACCGGCCAGCGCACCATTCTGTTCGTCGACGAGATCCACCGCTTCAACCGCGCTCAGCAAGATTCGCTGCTCCATGCGGTCGAAAGCGGCGTGGTCGTTTTGATCGGCGCCACTACCGAGAACCCGTATTTCGAAGTGAACAGCGCTCTGCTGTCCCGATCGCGCGTAATCGAGCTCAAAGGGCTCGACGATACCGACATCTCCGCCCTGCTCGACCGCGCCTTGGCCGACGAGCGCGGGCTGCAAGGGCGCTACAGCCTCAGCGACGAGGCGCGCGATGCGCTGGTGATGCTGGCGGGAGGGGACGGCCGCGCGGCGCTCACCACGCTCGACCTGGCTTCGGGCATGGTGGAAGCCGGCCTCGCCGATGCTCCGGCCGAGATCGGCGTCTCCGCGGTTACTTCGGCGGTGCCCCACCGCAGCGTCCCTTACGACAAGAACAAGGACATGCACTACGACATCGTATCCGCGTTCATCAAGTCGATGCGGGGAAGCGACCCCGACGCCGCTCTGTACTGGCTCGCCCGCATGGTAGACGGCGGGGAGGACCCGAAGTTCATCGCCCGGCGCATGATGATCGCCGCGTCCGAGGACGTGGGCAACGCCGATCCCCAGGCGCTGCTGGTTGCAGCGGCCGCGTTCAAGGCGGCCGAGGTCATCGGGTACCCCGAATGCCGTATCAACCTCGCGCAGGCGGCCACGTACCTGGCGCTCGCCCCCAAGAGCAACGCATGCGAGGCGGGCATCGACGCGGCGCTGTCCGAGGTGCGCCACGGTCCGGTGCGCGACGTCCCCGACCATCTGCGCGATCGGCACCGCCCCGGATCCGAGGACTACGCGGACTACCTCTATCCCCACAACTACCCGGGCGGATGGGTGGATCAGCGCTATCTTCCCGAAGGTCTCGAACGCGGGGCGTTCTACCGCCCCTCCGAGCGCGGATGGGAGGGGTACCGCATCGACGGCACCCAGCGCGACCGCGCGTAG
- a CDS encoding AI-2E family transporter, with translation MPSPVADKAKRLLDALPLKGQANDEAAREAARESLRAVKAQRRFFTVWAWVGAIILVVAAVNAVVVVSIPVGIILWTVVFVFLLRTPVAFLEKRGVPRLIGTIIAYLLLIAGLGVISFVVFSPQIGISNQFADLVANIPDYFRSLNNLFNDLYARYSNFLQNDQVKRTVNGIASSLINWTSSLAGSSAGTIVAAGTSIANIFITVGFSLVIAFWMLVDLPNLGAEVRRVFGPKYSDDLKMLHGSATRVMGGYIVGTAVQCAIIGGCCGVLFTVLGIQSPAALGVITGLLNIIPIVGPWLGGLIAALMSLFTSPVTALVALFGTIVIQQLVYTFVSPRIMSNAVDIHPALTFLALLAGSAIGSTTAGLMGALVGALLSIPVVALAKSVFVYYFERNTGRRIVSEEGVFFKGAPVSEDGFDPLSDATGEEVAQAERVAEALRQPEESPPILSEESQVAKVSIEMDEAGCLDRSQDRREGV, from the coding sequence ATGCCCAGTCCCGTTGCCGACAAAGCGAAGCGCCTGCTGGACGCCTTGCCCTTGAAGGGCCAGGCGAACGACGAGGCCGCCCGCGAGGCGGCTCGCGAGAGCCTGCGCGCCGTCAAGGCGCAGCGCAGGTTCTTCACCGTGTGGGCCTGGGTGGGCGCCATCATCCTCGTCGTCGCGGCGGTCAACGCCGTGGTCGTGGTGTCCATTCCCGTCGGCATCATCCTGTGGACGGTCGTGTTCGTGTTCCTTTTGCGCACCCCCGTCGCCTTCCTCGAGAAGCGGGGCGTTCCGCGCCTGATCGGGACCATCATCGCCTACCTTCTGCTCATCGCGGGGCTGGGCGTCATCTCGTTCGTGGTCTTCTCTCCGCAGATCGGCATCAGCAACCAGTTCGCCGACCTGGTGGCCAACATCCCCGATTACTTCAGGTCGCTTAACAACCTGTTCAACGACCTGTATGCGCGCTACTCCAATTTTTTGCAGAACGACCAGGTGAAGCGCACGGTCAATGGGATCGCGTCGTCGCTCATCAACTGGACGTCCTCGCTTGCGGGGTCCAGCGCGGGGACCATCGTCGCGGCGGGCACCTCGATCGCCAACATCTTCATCACCGTCGGCTTCTCGCTGGTCATCGCGTTCTGGATGCTGGTCGACCTCCCGAACCTGGGAGCGGAGGTGCGCCGAGTGTTCGGCCCCAAGTACTCCGACGACCTGAAGATGCTCCACGGCAGCGCGACGCGGGTCATGGGCGGCTACATCGTGGGAACCGCCGTCCAGTGCGCCATAATCGGCGGGTGCTGCGGGGTTCTGTTCACCGTGCTGGGCATCCAGAGCCCGGCCGCGCTCGGGGTCATCACCGGCCTGCTCAACATCATCCCCATCGTCGGACCGTGGCTGGGCGGGCTTATCGCCGCCCTCATGAGCCTGTTCACAAGTCCCGTTACCGCGCTTGTCGCGCTGTTCGGGACGATCGTCATCCAGCAGCTGGTCTACACGTTCGTGTCGCCGCGCATCATGAGCAACGCGGTCGACATCCATCCCGCGCTCACCTTCCTGGCCCTGCTCGCCGGCTCCGCTATCGGCAGCACCACGGCGGGCCTCATGGGAGCTTTGGTCGGCGCCCTCCTGTCGATCCCCGTAGTCGCCCTCGCGAAGTCCGTTTTCGTGTACTATTTCGAGCGGAACACGGGGCGGCGCATCGTGTCCGAGGAGGGCGTCTTCTTCAAGGGCGCGCCGGTTTCCGAAGACGGGTTCGATCCCCTTTCCGATGCGACGGGCGAGGAGGTGGCCCAGGCCGAGCGCGTTGCCGAGGCGCTGAGGCAGCCCGAGGAAAGCCCGCCGATCCTGTCCGAGGAATCCCAGGTGGCGAAGGTTTCCATCGAGATGGACGAGGCGGGGTGCCTCGATCGGTCCCAGGACCGCCGCGAAGGCGTTTAG